A single region of the Yersinia entomophaga genome encodes:
- the prs gene encoding ribose-phosphate diphosphokinase has translation MPDMKLFAGNATPELAQRIANRLYTSLGDAAVGRFSDGEVSVQINENVRGGDIFIIQSTCAPTNDNLMELVVMVDALRRASAGRITAVIPYFGYARQDRRVRSARVPITAKVVADFLSSVGVDRVLTVDLHAEQIQGFFDVPVDNVFGSPILLEDMLQQNLENPIVVSPDIGGVVRARAIAKLLNDTDMAIIDKRRPRANVSQVMHIIGDVAGRDCVLVDDMIDTGGTLCKAAEALKERGAKRVFAYATHPIFSGNAVENIRNSVIDEVIVCDTIPLSAEIKALKNVRTLTLSGMLAEAIRRISNEESISAMFEH, from the coding sequence GTGCCTGATATGAAGCTTTTTGCTGGTAACGCCACCCCGGAACTAGCACAACGTATTGCCAACCGTTTGTACACCAGTCTTGGTGACGCCGCTGTAGGTCGTTTTAGCGACGGCGAAGTGAGCGTGCAAATCAACGAAAATGTACGCGGTGGTGATATTTTCATCATCCAGTCCACCTGCGCACCCACGAACGATAACCTGATGGAATTGGTTGTCATGGTTGATGCCCTGCGTCGCGCCTCCGCAGGACGTATTACTGCCGTTATCCCTTACTTCGGTTACGCTCGTCAGGATCGCCGTGTGCGTTCTGCTCGTGTGCCTATCACTGCCAAAGTTGTTGCCGATTTTCTCTCAAGTGTTGGGGTTGACCGTGTATTGACAGTGGACCTGCATGCTGAACAGATCCAAGGCTTCTTTGATGTGCCGGTTGATAACGTATTTGGTAGCCCAATCCTGCTGGAAGATATGTTGCAGCAGAATCTGGAAAACCCAATCGTTGTTTCACCAGATATCGGCGGTGTTGTTCGTGCACGAGCTATTGCTAAACTGCTGAATGACACCGATATGGCCATTATCGACAAACGCCGTCCGCGTGCTAACGTTTCCCAGGTGATGCATATCATCGGCGACGTTGCTGGCCGTGACTGTGTGCTGGTTGACGATATGATCGATACCGGTGGCACGTTGTGTAAAGCTGCTGAAGCCTTAAAAGAACGTGGTGCCAAACGCGTATTTGCTTACGCGACACACCCGATCTTCTCTGGTAACGCAGTGGAAAACATCAGAAATTCAGTTATTGATGAAGTGATTGTTTGCGACACCATTCCGCTGTCTGCGGAAATCAAAGCGTTGAAAAACGTTCGTACTCTGACGCTGTCCGGTAT
- the ispE gene encoding 4-(cytidine 5'-diphospho)-2-C-methyl-D-erythritol kinase produces MIHTWPSPAKLNLFLYITGQRADGYHELQTLFQFLDYGDSLTITPRNDNQICLLTPLEGVENEQNLIVRAARLLQQHTAGSDTPHGADISIEKCLPMGGGLGGGSSNAATVLVALNHLWQCGLNDEELADLGLQLGADVPVFVRGHAAFAEGIGEKLQPAQPIERWYLVAHPGVSIPTPIIFSDPDLTRNTPVRPLAALLAAPYANDCEPIARKRFREVEQVLSWLLQYAPSRLTGTGACVFAEFDTESSARQVLSIAPEWLQGFVARGVNVSPLHLVRSGKVEK; encoded by the coding sequence ATGATTCACACCTGGCCTTCTCCGGCAAAACTGAATTTATTCCTTTATATCACCGGCCAACGCGCCGATGGTTACCATGAATTACAGACGCTATTTCAGTTTCTCGATTATGGTGACAGCCTCACTATCACACCGAGAAATGATAACCAGATTTGTTTACTTACGCCGCTTGAAGGGGTGGAAAACGAACAAAATCTGATCGTGCGGGCAGCACGTTTATTGCAGCAACATACGGCAGGTTCCGATACCCCCCACGGAGCGGATATTTCGATCGAAAAATGCCTGCCAATGGGAGGCGGTTTAGGCGGAGGTTCCTCCAACGCGGCGACGGTATTGGTCGCCTTAAATCACCTGTGGCAATGCGGATTGAATGATGAAGAATTAGCCGATCTTGGCCTGCAACTGGGTGCCGACGTACCGGTATTTGTGCGCGGCCATGCCGCCTTCGCCGAAGGAATTGGCGAAAAATTGCAGCCCGCGCAGCCCATTGAGCGCTGGTATTTGGTCGCACACCCCGGCGTTAGCATCCCAACGCCAATTATTTTTTCCGATCCGGATTTAACAAGAAACACGCCAGTTCGCCCCTTGGCGGCACTTTTAGCCGCTCCTTACGCAAATGATTGCGAACCGATCGCAAGAAAACGTTTTCGCGAGGTTGAACAGGTTCTTTCATGGCTGTTACAATACGCCCCGTCGCGCCTAACCGGGACCGGCGCTTGTGTATTTGCTGAATTTGATACCGAGTCATCGGCCCGTCAGGTGTTAAGTATTGCCCCGGAGTGGTTACAGGGTTTTGTGGCTCGTGGCGTTAACGTCTCACCACTGCATCTTGTACGCTCTGGAAAAGTTGAGAAATAA
- the lolB gene encoding lipoprotein insertase outer membrane protein LolB: protein MPMRKVTFYRLLPLASLMLAACTTTTSTGPATSPTSPQWQQHEQQLQQLSQFQTRGSFAYISDKQKVYARFFWQQYSADRYRLLLTNPLGSTEMELVVQPGVTQLTDNQGKRYVSDNPEEMIAKLTGMDIPINSLRQWILGLPGETNDFVLDDKYRLKQLTYKQGNQVWTVDYQEYNTKVTPVLPSRLELKQDQQRIKLKMDNWTVK, encoded by the coding sequence ATGCCCATGCGCAAGGTCACTTTTTATCGCCTGCTTCCATTAGCCAGCCTGATGCTAGCCGCCTGTACTACCACCACCTCGACTGGCCCGGCGACGAGCCCCACCTCGCCGCAGTGGCAACAGCATGAGCAACAATTGCAGCAACTCAGCCAGTTCCAGACCCGCGGCTCTTTCGCTTATATTTCAGATAAACAGAAGGTTTATGCCCGTTTCTTCTGGCAACAATATTCAGCGGATCGTTACCGTCTGCTGCTGACCAATCCGCTGGGCAGCACCGAGATGGAGCTGGTCGTGCAGCCGGGCGTTACTCAACTGACGGATAACCAGGGCAAACGCTACGTTAGTGATAACCCGGAAGAAATGATTGCCAAACTTACCGGCATGGACATTCCTATCAATAGCCTGCGCCAATGGATTCTCGGCCTGCCCGGCGAAACCAACGATTTTGTCCTCGACGATAAATATCGCCTGAAACAGCTGACTTATAAGCAGGGAAATCAAGTGTGGACCGTTGATTATCAAGAATATAACACCAAGGTGACCCCAGTTTTACCGAGTCGTCTGGAGCTAAAGCAGGATCAGCAACGCATCAAACTGAAAATGGATAACTGGACTGTCAAATGA
- the hemA gene encoding glutamyl-tRNA reductase has protein sequence MTLLALGINHKTAPVSLRERVTFSPDSIDRALNSLLQQPLVQGGVVLSTCNRTELYLSVEQQENLHEQLVDWLCHYHRLSRDEVIKSLYWHHDNEAVSHLMRVASGLDSLVLGEPQILGQVKKAFAESQRGQSLSGELERLFQKTFSVAKRVRTETDIGASAVSVAFAACTLARQIFESLSELNVLLVGAGETIELVARHLREHQVKHMIIANRTRERAQSLADEVNAEVITLPEIDARLADADIIISSTASPLPIIGKGMVERALKARRNQPMLFVDIAVPRDIEPEVGKLANAYLYSVDDLQAIIQHNLAQRKAAAVQAESIVQQESMNFMAWLRSQGAVETIRDYRSQAEQIRSEMTAKALAAIEQGANVEQVINELAHKLTNRLIHAPTKSLQQAASDGDMERLQLLRDSLGLDQH, from the coding sequence ATGACCCTGCTCGCATTAGGCATTAATCACAAAACCGCTCCTGTCTCGTTACGTGAACGGGTGACATTTTCACCTGACTCGATCGACCGGGCGCTTAATAGCTTGCTCCAGCAACCGCTGGTGCAGGGCGGTGTGGTGTTGTCTACGTGCAACCGCACCGAATTATACCTCAGTGTAGAACAGCAAGAAAATCTGCATGAGCAATTGGTTGACTGGCTGTGTCATTACCACCGCCTCAGCCGCGATGAGGTCATAAAAAGCCTGTACTGGCATCATGATAATGAGGCCGTCAGCCACTTAATGCGGGTAGCCAGTGGTCTGGATTCGCTGGTGTTAGGCGAGCCGCAGATTCTCGGGCAGGTTAAAAAGGCGTTTGCTGAATCCCAGCGGGGTCAATCCCTCTCTGGTGAATTGGAGCGTTTGTTCCAAAAAACTTTCTCCGTAGCCAAGCGGGTGCGTACTGAAACCGATATCGGTGCCAGTGCGGTGTCGGTGGCTTTTGCCGCCTGTACGTTGGCGCGGCAAATTTTCGAATCCCTTTCCGAACTGAATGTGTTGCTGGTAGGCGCAGGTGAAACCATCGAATTGGTGGCGCGTCATCTGCGTGAACATCAGGTTAAACATATGATTATCGCTAACCGCACCCGTGAGCGGGCGCAGTCTCTGGCGGACGAAGTGAACGCCGAGGTGATTACCTTGCCGGAAATCGATGCCCGCCTGGCCGACGCCGATATCATTATCAGTTCAACGGCCAGCCCGCTACCGATCATCGGTAAAGGTATGGTCGAGCGTGCGCTAAAAGCGCGCCGTAATCAGCCGATGCTGTTTGTCGATATTGCCGTGCCGCGGGACATCGAGCCCGAAGTCGGCAAACTGGCTAACGCCTATCTGTACAGTGTGGATGATTTACAGGCAATTATTCAGCACAATCTGGCGCAGCGTAAGGCTGCGGCGGTGCAGGCTGAATCGATAGTACAGCAGGAAAGCATGAATTTTATGGCTTGGCTGCGTTCACAGGGGGCGGTAGAAACCATTCGGGATTACCGTTCTCAGGCTGAACAGATTCGTAGTGAAATGACCGCCAAAGCGCTGGCGGCCATTGAGCAGGGTGCGAATGTGGAGCAAGTGATCAATGAACTGGCCCACAAGCTGACCAACCGCCTGATTCATGCTCCAACCAAATCCCTCCAACAAGCAGCCAGCGATGGCGATATGGAGCGGTTACAATTATTACGCGACAGCCTTGGGCTGGATCAGCATTAG
- the prfA gene encoding peptide chain release factor 1 encodes MKSSIVAKLEALQERHEEVEAHLGDANVIADQERFRALSREYAQLTDVTRCFKEWQGVQDDLEAAEMMLEDPEMREMAQEELKEAKARSEELEQQLQVLLLPKDPDDERGCFLEIRAGTGGDEAAIFAGDMFRMYSRYAEARRWKIEVMSASDGEHGGYKEIIAKVSGEGVYGQLKFESGGHRVQRVPETESQGRIHTSACTVAVMPEIPEAEMPEINAGDLRIDTFRSSGAGGQHVNTTDSAIRITHIPTGIVVECQDERSQHKNKAKAMSVLGARIRAAEVQKRQQAEASERRNLLGSGDRSDRNRTYNFPQGRVTDHRINLTLYRLDEVMEGKLDMLIQPIVQEYQADQLSALSEQD; translated from the coding sequence ATGAAGTCTTCTATTGTTGCCAAACTGGAAGCGTTACAAGAGCGCCACGAAGAAGTGGAAGCACACCTTGGCGATGCCAATGTGATTGCCGATCAGGAGCGTTTTCGTGCGTTATCGCGCGAATATGCCCAGTTGACCGATGTGACCCGTTGCTTTAAAGAGTGGCAGGGCGTTCAGGACGATCTCGAAGCGGCAGAAATGATGCTGGAAGACCCTGAAATGCGTGAAATGGCGCAGGAAGAACTGAAAGAAGCCAAAGCCCGTAGCGAAGAGCTGGAACAGCAGCTTCAGGTCTTGTTATTGCCGAAAGATCCCGACGATGAGCGCGGTTGTTTCCTGGAAATCCGCGCCGGAACCGGCGGCGACGAAGCGGCGATTTTCGCCGGCGATATGTTCCGTATGTACAGCCGTTACGCTGAGGCTCGTCGTTGGAAGATCGAAGTAATGAGCGCCAGCGATGGCGAGCACGGTGGCTATAAAGAAATTATTGCCAAAGTATCCGGCGAGGGCGTTTACGGTCAGCTGAAATTTGAATCCGGCGGTCATCGCGTCCAGCGCGTGCCAGAAACCGAATCTCAGGGGCGTATCCATACGTCGGCCTGTACCGTAGCGGTGATGCCGGAAATACCTGAAGCTGAAATGCCAGAAATCAACGCGGGCGATCTGCGCATCGATACTTTCCGCTCCTCGGGTGCAGGTGGCCAGCACGTTAATACCACCGATTCCGCTATTCGTATTACCCATATTCCGACCGGGATTGTGGTGGAATGTCAGGATGAGCGTTCACAGCATAAGAACAAAGCTAAAGCGATGTCAGTGCTGGGTGCGCGTATTCGCGCTGCCGAAGTGCAAAAACGTCAGCAGGCCGAAGCGTCTGAGCGTCGTAACCTGTTAGGGTCTGGCGATCGTTCCGACCGTAATCGCACCTATAACTTCCCGCAGGGGCGTGTCACCGATCACCGTATCAACTTGACACTGTACCGTCTGGATGAGGTGATGGAAGGCAAACTGGATATGTTAATTCAGCCGATTGTGCAGGAATATCAGGCCGATCAGCTGTCCGCACTTTCCGAGCAAGATTGA
- the prmC gene encoding peptide chain release factor N(5)-glutamine methyltransferase produces the protein MDYQRWLAQAAARFQHSDSPKRDAEILLGLVTGRQRTFLLAFGETELTEEQKEQLELLAARREQGEPIAYLVGEREFWSLPLSVSSATLIPRPDTECLVEQALVRLPEQPCRVLDLGTGSGAIALALASERPDCQVTGVDLKPDAVALARHNAEKLSLNNVEFLQGSWFSPLTGRFALIASNPPYIDANDPHLEQGDVRYEPHSALVAEDEGLADLAAIIRQAPDYLEPKGWLLLEHGWQQATAVEKLLLQAGFSTVATCKDYGNNDRVTLGQWLPQMTHN, from the coding sequence ATGGATTACCAACGCTGGCTGGCGCAGGCTGCGGCACGCTTTCAGCACAGTGACAGTCCCAAGCGCGATGCGGAAATTCTGTTGGGTCTTGTCACCGGGCGTCAGCGTACTTTTTTGCTGGCCTTCGGTGAAACCGAATTGACCGAAGAGCAGAAAGAACAACTGGAACTATTAGCCGCCAGGCGAGAGCAGGGCGAACCTATCGCCTATCTGGTCGGTGAGCGCGAGTTTTGGTCGCTGCCGTTGAGCGTGTCTTCGGCCACGTTGATTCCTCGCCCTGACACCGAGTGTCTGGTGGAACAGGCGCTGGTGCGTTTACCTGAACAACCTTGTCGGGTTCTGGATTTAGGCACCGGCAGCGGGGCGATAGCACTGGCGTTGGCCAGCGAGCGGCCAGATTGTCAGGTCACCGGCGTCGATCTCAAACCGGATGCGGTGGCGTTGGCGCGCCATAACGCGGAAAAACTGAGTCTAAACAACGTAGAGTTTCTGCAAGGCAGCTGGTTTTCACCCCTCACCGGGCGTTTTGCGTTGATCGCCAGTAATCCTCCTTATATTGATGCCAATGATCCTCATCTGGAGCAGGGGGATGTGCGCTATGAACCACACAGCGCGCTGGTGGCTGAAGATGAAGGTCTGGCCGATCTTGCGGCCATTATCCGGCAGGCACCCGATTATCTGGAACCGAAAGGGTGGTTATTGCTGGAGCACGGATGGCAACAGGCGACAGCGGTAGAGAAACTGTTGTTGCAGGCCGGTTTTAGCACGGTGGCAACCTGTAAAGATTACGGTAACAACGATAGGGTTACTTTGGGGCAGTGGTTGCCGCAGATGACACATAATTAG
- a CDS encoding SirB2 family protein, giving the protein MWIDYIAMKYLHLATVVISISLFVLRFFWKCRGSAMIDKRWVKITPHINDTLLFVSGIALIFITGFYPFSPQGTWLTEKLFGVILYIVLGYVALGKRDRSQKTRCVAFILALGCLYLIIKLATTKLPLLMGYL; this is encoded by the coding sequence ATGTGGATTGATTATATCGCCATGAAATATCTACATTTGGCGACGGTGGTTATCAGCATTAGTCTGTTTGTTTTGCGGTTCTTCTGGAAATGCCGCGGTTCAGCTATGATAGACAAACGTTGGGTGAAGATAACGCCACATATCAACGACACGTTATTGTTTGTCAGCGGTATTGCACTGATATTTATCACCGGGTTTTACCCGTTCAGCCCGCAGGGTACCTGGCTTACGGAAAAACTGTTCGGCGTGATTCTCTACATCGTGTTGGGCTATGTTGCTTTAGGTAAACGCGACCGTAGCCAAAAGACGCGTTGTGTGGCCTTTATCCTCGCACTGGGTTGTCTGTACCTGATTATTAAACTGGCAACGACTAAATTACCTCTGCTGATGGGATATTTATGA
- the sirB1 gene encoding invasion regulator SirB1, translating to MSTIADFEFNTAPLSEGVLLVTQEIRPNFPMADVRNQLQQLVDDARAAMPSDLNQDQQLEVLIDLFYRKWKFGGASGVYRLSDAIWLDKVLAKRQGTPVSLGVIFLHIAHQLDLPLMPVIFPTQLILRADWLDEEMWLINPLNGETLNEHMLEVWIKGNLGLSAELEDEDLEEAEHTLIIRKMLDTLKAALMEEKQMELALRASEAVLAFDPDDPYEIRDRGLIYAQLDCNHIAISDLSYFVEQCPEDPIAEMIKMQIHSIEQQRITLH from the coding sequence ATGAGTACCATTGCTGATTTCGAATTCAACACCGCGCCTTTGAGTGAAGGGGTGTTACTGGTTACCCAGGAAATCCGACCGAACTTTCCAATGGCTGACGTTCGCAACCAACTGCAACAGTTGGTTGATGATGCCCGCGCGGCGATGCCCAGTGACCTCAATCAAGATCAGCAATTGGAAGTGCTTATTGATTTGTTCTACCGCAAGTGGAAATTCGGTGGGGCGAGTGGGGTTTACCGGCTGTCCGATGCGATCTGGCTGGATAAAGTTCTGGCGAAACGTCAGGGTACACCGGTTTCATTGGGCGTCATTTTTCTGCATATCGCCCATCAACTGGATTTGCCATTGATGCCAGTGATTTTTCCCACTCAGCTCATTCTTCGTGCCGATTGGCTAGACGAAGAAATGTGGCTGATTAATCCGTTAAACGGGGAAACGCTGAACGAGCATATGCTGGAAGTCTGGATTAAAGGTAATTTGGGGCTGTCTGCGGAACTGGAAGATGAAGATCTGGAAGAAGCGGAACATACCCTGATTATTCGTAAGATGTTGGATACGCTGAAAGCGGCGTTAATGGAAGAGAAACAAATGGAGCTGGCGCTGCGTGCCAGCGAAGCGGTGCTGGCGTTCGATCCCGATGATCCCTACGAGATCCGCGATCGGGGTTTGATTTACGCTCAGCTGGACTGCAATCATATTGCCATCTCTGATTTAAGCTATTTTGTCGAACAGTGCCCGGAAGATCCTATCGCTGAAATGATAAAAATGCAGATTCACTCCATTGAGCAGCAGCGTATTACTCTGCATTAA
- the kdsA gene encoding 3-deoxy-8-phosphooctulonate synthase, with protein MKQKVVSIGDIKVANDLPFVLFGGMNVLESRDLAMRICEHYVTVTQKLGIPYVFKASFDKANRSSIHSYRGPGLEEGMKIFQELKQQFGVKVITDVHEISQCQPVAEVVDVIQLPAFLARQTDLVEAMAKTGAVINVKKPQFVSPGQMGNIVDKFKEAGNDQVILCDRGSNFGYDNLVVDMLGINVMVNSTGGHPVIFDVTHSLQCRDPFGAASGGRRAQVAELARAGMAVGLAGLFIEAHPEPDSAKCDGPSALPLDKLEPFLVQMKAIDDLVKSFPELDTSK; from the coding sequence ATGAAACAAAAAGTGGTTAGCATTGGCGATATCAAGGTAGCGAACGACCTACCCTTTGTGCTGTTTGGTGGCATGAACGTGCTGGAGTCTCGCGATCTGGCGATGCGCATCTGCGAGCATTACGTCACCGTGACTCAAAAACTCGGTATTCCTTACGTATTCAAAGCCTCGTTTGACAAAGCCAACCGTTCTTCGATTCATTCTTACCGCGGGCCGGGTCTGGAAGAAGGCATGAAAATCTTCCAGGAACTGAAGCAACAGTTCGGCGTGAAGGTCATCACCGACGTGCATGAAATCAGTCAGTGCCAGCCTGTCGCTGAAGTGGTAGACGTGATTCAGTTACCTGCGTTCCTGGCGCGCCAGACCGATCTGGTGGAAGCCATGGCGAAAACCGGTGCCGTGATCAACGTGAAAAAACCGCAGTTTGTCAGCCCAGGTCAGATGGGGAACATTGTCGACAAATTCAAAGAAGCCGGTAATGATCAGGTTATCCTGTGCGATCGCGGCAGTAACTTCGGTTATGACAATCTGGTTGTTGATATGTTAGGTATCAATGTGATGGTGAACTCTACCGGCGGTCATCCGGTTATCTTCGACGTCACTCACTCCCTGCAGTGTCGCGATCCGTTTGGCGCCGCGTCCGGCGGTCGTCGTGCGCAGGTCGCCGAACTAGCGCGTGCCGGTATGGCTGTGGGTCTGGCTGGCCTGTTTATCGAAGCTCATCCAGAGCCTGACAGCGCGAAATGTGACGGTCCTTCCGCACTGCCGTTGGATAAACTGGAGCCGTTCCTGGTGCAGATGAAAGCCATCGACGATCTGGTGAAAAGCTTCCCAGAGCTGGATACCAGCAAATAA
- the dauA gene encoding C4-dicarboxylic acid transporter DauA, producing MKTHGINGIRPFSALIEACWRETYTLQRFIKDIIAGITVGIIAIPLAMALAIASGVPPQYGLYTSAIAGIVIAVSGGSRYSVSGPTAAFVVILFPVSQQFGLAGLLLATLMSGLFLLCMGLARLGRLIEYIPLSVTLGFTSGIAITIATMQVKDFFGLQMEVVPENYMSKVSALVQALPSLNFSDTLIGSVTLLVLIFWPRLGIKLPGHLPALVAGTAVMWVLSLFDQQVATIGSKFSYMLADGTYGQGIPPILPQFVLPWNLPAAHGQEFTLSWATVSALLPAAFTMAMLGAIESLLCAVVLDGMTGQKHRPNSELVGQGLGNMIAPFFGGITATAAIARSAANVRAGATSPISAVVHALLVLLALLILAPMLSYLPLAAMASLLLIVAWNMSEAHKVVDLLRRAPKDDIIVMLLCMSLTVLFDMVIAITVGIVLASLLFMRRIARMTRLSPLSGAQDNQTLILRVNGPLFFAAAERIFNELLEMSENRRTIVLQWDAVPVLDAGGLNAFLRFVEALPEGRELIITDTPFQPLKTLARARVKPIPGKLSFYGSLPEALAALKQR from the coding sequence ATGAAAACGCACGGAATTAACGGCATTAGGCCGTTCAGCGCGCTTATTGAAGCTTGCTGGCGAGAAACCTATACACTTCAACGATTTATTAAAGACATAATTGCCGGCATCACCGTCGGGATTATTGCCATTCCTTTAGCGATGGCCTTGGCTATTGCCAGCGGCGTACCTCCGCAATATGGCCTGTATACCTCCGCTATTGCCGGTATTGTCATTGCAGTCAGCGGCGGTTCGCGTTACAGCGTCTCCGGCCCTACCGCCGCTTTTGTGGTGATCTTATTCCCGGTCTCACAGCAGTTCGGCCTCGCGGGATTATTGCTAGCCACGCTGATGTCTGGTCTGTTTTTACTCTGCATGGGATTAGCACGGCTGGGACGATTGATTGAATATATTCCGCTATCGGTAACGCTCGGATTTACTTCCGGGATTGCCATCACCATTGCCACCATGCAGGTAAAAGACTTTTTTGGTCTACAGATGGAGGTCGTGCCGGAAAATTATATGAGTAAAGTTTCAGCGCTGGTGCAGGCGCTTCCGAGCCTTAATTTCAGCGATACCTTAATCGGCAGCGTGACGCTGCTGGTCTTGATTTTCTGGCCGAGGCTTGGGATTAAGTTACCGGGTCACTTACCTGCGCTAGTGGCAGGCACCGCTGTCATGTGGGTTTTGTCTCTGTTCGACCAGCAAGTGGCAACCATTGGTTCAAAGTTCAGCTATATGCTGGCCGATGGTACCTACGGACAAGGAATCCCACCGATTCTGCCGCAGTTCGTACTGCCGTGGAACCTGCCGGCCGCTCATGGGCAAGAGTTTACTCTGAGCTGGGCCACGGTATCCGCTCTGCTACCCGCCGCCTTCACCATGGCGATGCTCGGTGCCATTGAGTCGCTGCTATGCGCTGTCGTGCTGGACGGGATGACCGGCCAGAAACACCGTCCAAACAGCGAGCTGGTGGGCCAAGGCCTGGGAAATATGATTGCGCCATTCTTCGGCGGAATCACGGCAACAGCGGCCATCGCTCGCTCAGCCGCCAACGTGCGCGCGGGAGCGACTTCCCCGATTTCTGCGGTGGTACACGCCCTGCTGGTGCTGCTGGCGTTATTGATATTGGCGCCAATGCTGTCTTATCTACCGCTGGCGGCAATGGCCTCCCTGCTGCTGATCGTGGCGTGGAACATGAGCGAAGCGCACAAAGTGGTAGATTTACTGCGGCGGGCGCCAAAAGACGACATTATCGTCATGCTGCTGTGTATGAGCCTGACGGTGCTATTCGATATGGTTATCGCTATCACCGTTGGTATCGTGCTGGCTTCCCTGCTGTTTATGCGCCGCATTGCCCGTATGACTCGCCTCAGCCCGTTGTCCGGCGCTCAGGATAATCAAACGCTGATTTTACGAGTCAACGGCCCGCTGTTTTTCGCCGCTGCTGAGCGTATTTTCAATGAGTTGCTAGAAATGAGCGAGAATCGACGAACCATTGTCTTACAGTGGGACGCAGTTCCGGTGCTGGATGCTGGCGGTTTGAACGCCTTCCTGCGCTTTGTGGAAGCCCTACCAGAAGGCCGGGAGCTGATAATTACCGATACGCCGTTCCAGCCATTGAAAACGCTGGCGCGGGCTAGAGTGAAGCCGATTCCAGGCAAGCTGAGCTTCTACGGCTCTCTACCCGAGGCGCTCGCAGCGCTGAAACAACGTTAA